GCGGCGGGGCGATGAACGAGGGGATCATTGCCACGCGCCTGGGGCTCACCGGCATCCCCAACGCCGCCGAGGACGTGATGATCGCCCGCGACCTGATGCTGGCGGAGCTCACCGGCGGGCGCCTGCACATCCAGCACGTGGCCACGCGCGGCGGCGTAGACCTCATCCGCGCCGCGAAGGCGAAGGGCGTGCGCGTGACGGCGGAAGGGTCGCCGCACCACTTCACGCTGACCGACGAGGCGGTGGGGTGGTACAACACCAACGCCAAGATGAACCCGCCGCTCCGCTCGGCCGCCGACCGCGACGCGGTGCGGCAGGGCGTGGCCGACGGCACGCTGGACGTGATCGCCACCGACCACGCGCCGCACCACTACGACGAGAAGGAGCAGGCCTTCGAGGACGCGCCCAACGGCATCGTCGGGCTGGAGACGGCGGTCGGCCTGGCGTACACGGAGCTCGTCGCCACGGGGCTGATCGGCCTGGCGGAGATGATCGAGCGGATGAGCTGCGCGCCTGCGCGGGCGATGAACCTCGATCGCGCGGCCGACGGCCGTCCCCCGCTCGGCTCGCTGCGCGAGGGCTCGGCGGGCGACGTCACCCTGCTCGATCCCATGCTGGAGTGGACGGTCGATCCGGCCGGGTTCCTCTCCCTCTCCCGGAACACGCCGTTCGGCGGGCGGAAGCTCCGCTGCCGCGCGGTTCGCACCATCATCGGCGGGACCACCGCCTGGCAGTCGAGCGCATGAGCATCATCCCTCTATCCTCCCGCGCGGCCCCGCGCCCCGACCCGCGCGCCTTCTGCGGCGGCACCTGGCCGCAGGTGCGCGAGCTGGCCGACGGCCGCGACGTGGTGGCCTGCTTCATCGTCCACGACAAGCAGCGCAAGGAAACCAAGAGCCTGAAGCCGTATCTCCATCTGGTCCTGGGCGACCGGACGGGGACGATCGACGCCAAGGTGTGGGACGACGCCGAGCGGCTGGACCGCCTCTTCGCCGCCGAGGACGTGGTGGGCGTGCGCGGGCGGACGTCCACGTACAACGGCCGGATCGAGCTGACCGTCACCTCCATCCAGCCGGTGGAGATCGGCGAGGACGACCTGGAGCTGTTCCTTCCCGCCTCGCCCCGCGACCGCGGGGTGATGGGGAAGGAGCTGGACCTCCTGGTCGACACCGTCGCCGACCCCGCGCTCCGCCTGCTGCTGCAGCGGATGACGGGGCGGAAGACGACCACGGGAAAGCAGTACCGCCTGCATCCCGCGGCGAAGAAGAACCACCACGCCTACCTGGGCGGGCTGCTGGAGCACTCGCTTTCCGTCGCCAAGGCCGCGGACGCGCTCTGCGCGCACTACCAGAAGCAGGGCGCGCGGGTGGACCGCGACCTGCTGGTGACCGGCGCGCTGCTGCACGACGTGGGGAAGGTGCGCGAGCTGTCCGCGGCGCGCACCATCGCCTACACCGACGAGGGGCAGCTGCTGGGGCACATCCTCATCGGCCTGCAGATGGTGGCGAAGGAGGCGGAGCAGATCCCCGGGATCGACGCGGACCGGCTCCTCCATCTCCAGCACCTGATCGCCAGCCACCAGGGGCGCCACGAGTGGGCCAGCCCCAAGGTGCCGCAGACGCTGGAGGCCGTGATCCTGCACTACGCCGACGACCTGGACAGCAAGATGAACCCCGCCATGGCCATGCTGCACGAGGTGCCGGGCGGGGGATGGTCCGCGTACGACCGCAGCCTGGAGCGCGCGCTCTTCCAGCCGCCCGAGTTCCCGCGCACCGCCCAGGTGGAGCCGGTGCCCGCGGCCGAGGTGGTGGAGGTGGTGCTCGACATGTTCCGCGGCTGAACGGCCTTCTCGAGACACGCCAGAGGATTGAGATGACGACCCCGACGAACGCGGCGGACGGCGTGCACGAGCTGGTGAGCCAGCGCGAGCAGCTGCGCGCCTGGATCGCCAAGCTGGACGAGGTGCAGACCGGCGCGCCCAGCCGCGTGGCGCAGCGCGTCCGCGCCGACTACGAGGACCGGCTGCGGCGCGTGACCGAGGACCTGTCGGCCCACGCCGAGGAGGTGCAGGGGCAGCTGGAGTCGCTGCGCGGCGAGCTGGAGGCCGCCGAGGAGCGCCGCGCCCACGCCGCCGACGCGCTGGAGGAGATGCGGCTGCGCCACCTGATCGGCGAGCTGGACGCCGGCGCCTGGGACCGCGCCCGCTCGCCGCTGGAAGCCGACGTGGCCACGGCCGAGGAGGCGCTCGCCCGCACCCGCGGCGAGGTGGAGCGCCTTTCCGTGCTCTCCGGCGAGATCGGCGGCGGCGCCTTCGCAATGGATGAATCGGGCGGCGCGCAGGCCGGCGCCGATGTGCAGACCCAGGCAACGGCGGACTTCGGGGGGGATGAGGAAGCGCAGGGGGATGAGGAGCCGCTACCGGTCTTCGCCTACGCGCCCGAGGACGATGCGGGCGGCGAGCCCGGCGCGGCGATCGGCGACGACGAGGCGGACGCCGCCGTCTCCGCGCTGGATGCGTTCGGCGACGAGCCGCAGCCCGAAGCCGCGGCGGAGCCCGACGGCGATACGTCCCCCGTCTCCGGCGAGGAGCTGGCGGCGTGGATCAGCGAGGTCGAGTCCGAGGCCACGCTCGACGACTCCACGTCCGAGCCGGCTGTGGACGAGCCCGCGCCGCCGCCGGTGCCGCAGGACGACGCGGAGGGGTGGGACCCGTTCGCCAACGAGTTCGGCGGCGCCCCCGCGAACCCGACGACGCAGCCGGGCGACGCCGCGCAGGACCTCCCCTGGCTGGACTCCATCGAGGGCGGCGCGGCGGGCCGCTGGTCCGCCCCCGCGCAGGGCGAGGGCGACGAGCTGGCGTTCCTGGAGCAGCTGGAGCCCGCCGCCCCCGCCGCCGAGGAGCCGGCCGCGAGCGACCTGGCGGCCGACGACCTGGCGTTCCTGGAGGAGCTGGACCGCGCCATCAGCGGCGGCAGCCAGCGCCCGGCGCAGCCGCAGGCCTCGGCGGATGCCGTGGGGCTGGGCAACGGCTTCGCGGGCGGCTCGGGCGACTCCGCCACCACCGGCGGGGCGGGCGAGGGCACGCAGGAGCAGCCCCGCAAGCGCGGTGAGGCGCTGCTCTGCAAGGAGTGCGGCGCCATCAACGAGCCGCAGGCCTGGTATTGCGAGATCTGCGGCAGCGAGCTGTAAGTCTTTCATCGATCGAAACAACGAGCCCCCGTCCGCCATCGTGCGCGGACGGGGGCTCGCTCGTCCGTCAACCATCCTGAATCTCACGCGGAAACGCGGAGACGCGGAGAACTCATCACCACACGGAGTTCTCCGCGACTCCGCGTCTCCGCGTGAGACCTGCGAGGGCAGAGGAAACGCACTGGCGTCGTTGCGCGCGCCCGCGTACGCTTCGTGCGTGGGCGGAGGGCCGATACCGAGCGCAGGAACACACGGGCCGAGGGGACAGGGACAGAGATGAAGATCGCGGTGCTGATGGGGGGAACGAGCGCCGAGCGCGAGGTTTCGCTGGCGTCGGGGCAGGGGATCGTGAAGGCGCTGCGCGAGCGCGGCCACGAGGTGTGGACGGTGGACACCGCGCGCGGCTTCGTGCCGCCCGAGCGAGAGGCCGACCTGCTGCCCGAGGGCGTGCACGCCGCGCCGCCGGGCGACCTGGAGGGCGCGCTGGACCCCATCCAGCTGGCCGACGTGGAGCAGATCCGCGCCGCCGACGTGGCCTTCCTGGCGCTCCACGGCGGGGCGGGGGAAGACGGCACCATCCAGGCGCTGCTGGACCTGATGGGGGTGCGCTACACCGGCTCCGGTCCGCTGGGCTCCGGCATCGCCATGGACAAGGACGTGTCGAAGCGCCTGTTTCGCGACGCGCAGGTGCCCACGCTGCCCTGGCGCGTGGCCCGTGCCCCCGACTTCCGCTACGACCCCGACACCATCGAGGACCTGATC
The DNA window shown above is from Longimicrobium sp. and carries:
- a CDS encoding dihydroorotase — protein: MSRLLIRGGRVVDPSQGIDAVLDVLIDGGKIARVGEGIESSDAETMDASGLVVAPGLIDVHVHLREPGGEHKETIASGARAAAAGGFTAVVAMPNTDPPIDSPATVGYVKAAGLRAGGARVFPSGCITLGQKGEQLTEIGELMAAGAVCITDDGRPVMNAGLLRMALEYAQSFDLPVALHEEELTLSRGGAMNEGIIATRLGLTGIPNAAEDVMIARDLMLAELTGGRLHIQHVATRGGVDLIRAAKAKGVRVTAEGSPHHFTLTDEAVGWYNTNAKMNPPLRSAADRDAVRQGVADGTLDVIATDHAPHHYDEKEQAFEDAPNGIVGLETAVGLAYTELVATGLIGLAEMIERMSCAPARAMNLDRAADGRPPLGSLREGSAGDVTLLDPMLEWTVDPAGFLSLSRNTPFGGRKLRCRAVRTIIGGTTAWQSSA
- a CDS encoding 3'-5' exoribonuclease YhaM family protein, with protein sequence MSIIPLSSRAAPRPDPRAFCGGTWPQVRELADGRDVVACFIVHDKQRKETKSLKPYLHLVLGDRTGTIDAKVWDDAERLDRLFAAEDVVGVRGRTSTYNGRIELTVTSIQPVEIGEDDLELFLPASPRDRGVMGKELDLLVDTVADPALRLLLQRMTGRKTTTGKQYRLHPAAKKNHHAYLGGLLEHSLSVAKAADALCAHYQKQGARVDRDLLVTGALLHDVGKVRELSAARTIAYTDEGQLLGHILIGLQMVAKEAEQIPGIDADRLLHLQHLIASHQGRHEWASPKVPQTLEAVILHYADDLDSKMNPAMAMLHEVPGGGWSAYDRSLERALFQPPEFPRTAQVEPVPAAEVVEVVLDMFRG